The Edaphobacter sp. 12200R-103 genome contains a region encoding:
- a CDS encoding M28 family peptidase, translated as MDFLASDALRGRGSATRDEHIAALFAASQFQALGLEPGGDHGSYIQKAPVPAALPPQLQKYLSRFENTQRTETWNAIGILRGSSIPGETILLTAHLDHLGVAAEGKGDVIYNGADDDASGTTAVLTLAHMLATGKRPKRTIVFALFGSEEIGGFGNHAFLDHPPVPLSQIVANLEFEMIGRPDPAVPPGTLWLTGYTRSDLGPELARHGAHLVNDPHPDQLFFQRSDNYALARQGIIAHTVSSFGLHHDYHKTSDEIRTIDFNHMTSAIASMAGPIRWLADSEFKPQWNQRQNPKLNPPEAKP; from the coding sequence ATGGACTTTCTCGCCTCCGACGCGCTGCGCGGACGCGGTTCGGCTACGCGAGACGAACACATCGCTGCCTTGTTTGCTGCGTCGCAGTTTCAGGCCCTCGGACTCGAGCCTGGGGGAGATCATGGCAGCTACATCCAGAAAGCACCTGTGCCCGCAGCCCTGCCTCCGCAGCTTCAAAAATATCTCTCCCGCTTTGAGAACACGCAGCGGACGGAGACCTGGAATGCCATTGGAATTCTTCGCGGCTCGTCAATACCGGGCGAGACGATCCTGCTGACGGCGCACCTCGATCATCTTGGCGTTGCAGCCGAAGGCAAAGGCGATGTCATCTATAACGGAGCCGACGACGACGCCTCCGGAACCACGGCCGTACTGACGCTGGCCCACATGCTGGCAACGGGAAAGCGCCCGAAGCGGACGATTGTCTTTGCGCTCTTCGGGTCAGAGGAGATTGGCGGTTTTGGGAACCATGCCTTTCTTGATCATCCTCCTGTGCCACTCTCACAGATCGTCGCCAACCTGGAGTTCGAGATGATTGGACGTCCCGATCCTGCTGTCCCTCCCGGCACGTTATGGCTGACCGGATATACCCGGTCCGATCTTGGCCCTGAACTCGCCCGTCACGGAGCGCATCTGGTCAACGATCCTCATCCCGACCAGCTCTTCTTTCAGCGCTCGGACAACTATGCCCTCGCGCGCCAGGGAATCATCGCCCACACCGTCTCCAGCTTCGGACTCCATCACGACTATCACAAGACCTCGGACGAGATCCGGACGATCGACTTCAACCACATGACCAGCGCTATCGCATCCATGGCCGGGCCCATCCGATGGCTTGCCGACTCGGAGTTCAAGCCGCAGTGGAACCAGAGGCAGAACCCGAAATTGAATCCGCCTGAGGCCAAACCCTAA